The following DNA comes from Cellulophaga sp. HaHa_2_95.
TACATGTCATCTACTTCATGCTTTCTTCCTGTTTTTGCCAGAACAAAGAAATCTCTAGATACAGTGACGATTGTTGCATTACAATCTTTTATAATATTCTGTATTTGACGTTCATCAAATAAAAGATTTGATGCTATTTTAAAGATTACTGATTCCTGATAAATGGTATCATCATCTAAATGATAGAATGCCTTAATTACCTCAATTTGTTTTTCTATCTGCCCAACAATCTTACGAGCAACTTCATCTTCTGTAAAAACAACAACGGTAAATTTTGAAACGCTATCTATCTCTGATTTAGAGACATTTAAACTTTCAATATTAATATGTCGTTTTAAGAAAATTCCTGATATTCTGTTTAATAATCCAATGTTATTTTCAGAATAGATTGATATTGTAAACCACTTTTTTTCCATCCTTTTACCCTAATTCCCTAGTTAAATTTAAAAGGGATATTTATATATTAATTACTTCTAACGGCTACTAATACTCCGGTAGACCAATTTAATGTTGTTATTTTAAAATCTTCTCTAGCCTTCAAATAGGTTAATAAATTAACCACATGATCCTCATGACCTGGTGGCCAATTTTCTTGTTTGGACATATCATCAATAACATAAAATCCTCCAACAGCTACAAGGTTTAAAGCTTCTTCAATTTCGCTATATTTTCCCGGCCAAGCATCTGCAAAAATTAAATCGAAATTTGCTCCGTTGTAGTTCTTAAGCCAAATTGTTCCATCTTCACAGATAAGTGTTACCCTTTTATCCTGTCCAAAAAATTCGGTTGAAATTTGGATTAATTCAGGATCATTATCTACAGAAATTAAACTAGAATTTGCATCCATTCCTTCAATCATCCATGAAAGCGACAATCCTATACCCGTACCCAATTCCAAAAATCTAGAATTTGACTTAGAAGCAATTAAGGTTTGTAGTAAGGACCCAATATGTAGATCTGAGGGCATACTAAAGCCTATTTCCTTAGATTTAGCTTCTATTCTAGCATGAATTTTAGGTATGTTATTGAATTGTGTATCTATCATCTTATTTTAATCTGATATCTGAAACAGAAGCCCCAGTTGGTATCATAGGGAATACGTTATCTTCTTGCTCTACTTTAACTTCTAAGAAATAAGGCTCTTTTGAGGCTATCATTTCATGAATTGTAGCTTTTAAATCTTTTCTTTCGCTAACACGTTTTGCTTCAATATGATACCCTTCGGCTATTTTCACAAAATCAGGATTCACCATTACGGTAGAAGCATATCTTTTTTCGAAGAATAATTCTTGCCATTGACGTACCATCCCTAAATGATCATTATTTAAAACAACAATCTTAACAGGTATTCTATGTTGGAATATTACCCCTAATTCTTGAATCGTCATTTGGTATCCACCATCACCAATTATAGCAACAACTTCACGTTCCATGGCTCCTTGTTTTGCACCTATTGCTGCTGGTAATGCAAAGCCCATTGTACCTAAGCCTCCAGAAGTTACATTACTTTTGGTTTGATTAAACTTTGCATACCTACAGGCAATCATTTGATGTTGCCCTACATCTGTAACTATAATAGCGCTGTTTTTTGAAGCTATATTGATCTCTTCAATAACTTCACCCATCGTTAAACCTTTTTTGGTAGGCTTAATATCATTCTTAATGACTTCGTTATACTCTATTTCGTATCTTTTCTTAAACTCATTATGCCAAGCTTCATGTTTGTTTGCTTTAATCATTGGCAATAACAATTGTAAGGTCTCTTTAGAATTCCCTAACACTGCAACTTCAGAAATAACATTCTTATTTATCTCTGCAGGATCAATTTCAAAGTGAATTACTTTTGCTTGCTTAGCATAGGTTTCTAAGTTTCCTGTAACACGATCATCAAAACGCATCCCAATAGCCACCAATAAATCACATTCATTGGTTAAAACATTTGGTCCGTAATTACCATGCATACCTACCATACCTACATTTAAAGGATGTTCTGTATCCATTGCAGATAGCCCTAAAATGGTCCAAGCAGCAGGGATTCCTGCTTTCTCTACCAATTCTTTCAATTCTGCTTCTGCCCGACCAAGGATTACCCCTTGACCAAAAACAATCATAGGTTTCTTAGCATCATTGATTAACCGTGCCGCCTCTGTAATTGCATTCATATTCGGTTTAGGTACCGGAACATAGCTACGTACGCCTGTACATTTCTCATAACTAAAGTCGAACGTATCAAACTGAGCATCTTTAGTAATATCTACCAAGACAGGTCCCGGACGACCAGATTTAGCGATATAAAACGCCTTCGCCATTATCTCTGGAATCTCTGATGCTTTTGTTATCTGATAATTCCATTTAGTCACAGGAGTAGAAATTCCAACTATATCTGTTTCTTGGAAAGCATCTGATCCTAATAAGTGACTCCCTACCTGACCTGTAATACACACCAATGGTGTAGAATCTATCTGTGCATCTGCTAATCCTGTTACCAAATTTGTTGCTCCTGGACCAGATGTTGCAATAGCAACACCAACTCTACCAGAGACTCTAGCATACCCTTGAGCAGCATGCGTAGCTCCTTGCTCGTGACGCGTTAATATATGTGTAAGTTTATCTTGAAATTTATATAATTCGTCATAAACGGGCATTATGGCTCCACCTGGGTAACCATAAATTAAATCAACTCCCTCAGCTAACAAGCAATGTATAATTGCCTCTGCTCCGCTAATTTTTGTAGCAGTCTTCATATTCGTCGATTTTGATTTCTCTTTAACTGTATTTGTATTCATCCGCTGTACTTTTAGATTTCCGTTTTACGAGAAATAATAAATAGCTTTTTTAAAATTCATCCGTAACACAACCCTGCGCTGCAGAAGATACTGAGCGTGCGTATTTGTATAATACCCCTTTTTTAAATTTTAGTTCTGGAGCAACCCATGATTCTTTACGTTTTGCCAGTTCTTCATCCGTAACTTCAACATTAATAGCATTTGTTTCTGCATCAATGGTAATAATATCGCCATCATGTACCAGCGCTATAGTACCACCATCTTGTGCTTCTGGAGAAATGTGACCTACAACGAACCCATGCGTACCACCTGAAAAACGACCATCTGTGATTAAAGCTACCTCTTTACCTAAACCTGCACCCATTATGGCTGCAGTTGGCTTCAGCATTTCGGGCATTCCAGGACCCCCTTTAGGACCTTCATAGCGGATAACAACAACATCTCCTTTTTTAACTTTACCATCGCGAATACCATCATTGGCATCATATTCACTATTAAAAACTTTTGCTGTTCCTTTAAACAACAATCCTTCTTTACCTGTGATTTTTGCTACGGAACCATTTTCAGCTAAATTTCCATAAAGCATACGTAAATGTCCGGTTGCTTTTATTGGGTTATCTAAAGGGCGGATAACATCTTGACCTTCCTGCAAATCTGGAACATCTGCTAAATTTTCGGCAAGCGTTTTTCCTGTTACAGTTAAACAGTCTCCGTGTAATAAGCCGTTCTTTAACAAATACTTTAATACTGCTGGGATACCACCAATGCGGTGTACGTCTTCCATTAGATATTTACCACTAGGTTTTAAATCTGCAATGAATGGTGTAGTATCACTAATATGTTGAAAATCTTTAAGCGTAAAATCAATATCTGCTGCTCTTGCAATTGCTAAAAAGTGAAGCACTGCATTTGTAGAACCACCCATGATAGTGACCAAACGAATAGCATTTTCTAATGACTTACGAGTGACAATATCTAAAGGCTTAATATCATGCTCTAGCAAGTAAAACATTTTTTTACCAGCCTCAATACATTCCGCTTCTTTATCCTTGCTTATTGCCGGGTTTGAAGAGTTGAAAGGTAAGGACATCCCTAAAGCTTCAATAGCAGAAGCCATGGTATTAGCCGTATACATACCACCACAAGCACCAGCACCTGGAATAGATTTTTTAATGATACACTGAAAATCATCTTCTTTCATCGTACCTGCAACTTTCTCTCCCCATGCTTCAAAAGCAGAAACGATATCTAACTTTCTATCATTATGACAACCAGAAGCAATCGTACCACCATATACTAAGATTGATGGGCGATTCAAACGAATCATCGCCATCAAAGCTCCTGGCATATTTTTATCACAGCCTACTACAGTTACTAAGCCATCATAAGACATTCCTTGTACGACGGTCTCCATAGAATCGGCAATAATATCTCTTGACGGCAGTGAAAAACGCATTCCTGGAGTCCCCATAGAAATACCATCACTAACACCAATCGTATTAAAAATTAGTCCTACAGATGCATTTGAATTTACACCCGCTTTCACCAATTTAGCCAAATCATTCAAGTGCATATTACAAGGATTACCTTCATAACCTGTACTTGCCACCCCTATTATTGGTTTTTTAAAATCTTCATCTTTAAAACCAATACCGTACAACATGGCTTGTGCCGCTGGTTGTGTAGGATCTTGAGTAACGTTTTTACTGTATTTATTTAATTCCATTAAACTATATGCTTGTATGTTTTTATTCCTTTGAGTATTCTCTACTGAATCAAAGATAAATGTTTATAATTCCTTAGTTTTTTAACAAATCTTATTGGTTCAAAGTCAATTTTATCATTATATCTATAAAATACTGACTAACAGTTGTTTGTATTTGTATTTTCTCCCATATTCAATACAATAAAGTTATTTTTAAAGTGTAATTATTTCTATTATTTCCATAAAAAAAGCCTGTATCATTTGTATAGATACAGGCTTTTTAAAACAACAAAAGGCTATATCATTCTTGAAGAAGAATAATAATGACGTAAATGTTGTTTGTAATTTCTAACATACCGTAAATGTAAAGAAAATTGCAGATATTCAAACCTATAATTCCGTAATTTTGATAAATGCAACAATTATTAGAAAATCAACGAGAATTTTTTAAATCGCAACAAACAAAATCGGTTTCTTTTAGAAAGAACTACCTGAAAAAATTAGCGACGGCCATCACTACTTATGAAGATGAGATTTGTGACGCTATTTATTTGGATTTTAAGAAACCTAAATTTGAAACAATTCTTACGGAGACTCAGTTTGTATTGGCTGAATTGCATACGGCTATTAAAAAGCTAAATTCTTGGGCTGCTCCCAAATCGGTCCGTACTTCATGGGCTAATTGGCCTTCTTCTGATTATATTTATAAGGAACCTTATGGCAGTGTTTTAATTATTGCGCCCTGGAATTACCCGTTTCAACTAGCAATTGCTCCATTAATTGGTGCTGTGGCAGCAGGAAACACGGCGGTAATTAAACCCTCTGAAATTACTCCTAATACTTCCGAAATTTTAGTGAAGATTATCAATGAAGTTTTTCCTAAAAAATATGTTACGGTAGTAGAAGGTGGTGTGGAAGTTTCCCAAAATTTATTAGCTCAAAAATGGGATTATATTTTCTTTACAGGAAGTTCTCACGTGGGCAAAATAGTGTATGAAAGCGCCGCAAAACACCTTACCCCTGTGACGTTGGAACTAGGAGGTAAAAACCCTGCCATTGTTGATGAAACTGCAAATATTGAAGTTGCTGCCCGTAGAATTGCTTGGGGTAAATTTCTAAATGCAGGGCAAACCTGCATTGCTACAGATTATATTTTGGTACATACCTCTGTTAAAGAAAAATTAGTACAAGAACTCATCAAAAGCATCAAACAATTTTATGGTAGTACTATAGAATCTTCTGCTGATTTTGCACGGACGGTAAGCAACAAACATTTTAGCAATTTATTAGCACTTCTCGAAGATGAGAAAATTATTTTTGGAGGTGAAAACAATCCTCAAGATAATTACCTAGCACCTACTTTAGTAGATGAGCCAAAGATGGATAGTAAAGTAATGCAAGGAGAGATTTTTGGACCTATACTACCTATAATATCCTATAAGACCCTAGAAGATATTGACAATTATATCTCTACGTATGAAAAGCCTTTAGCTACGTATGTTTTTAGCGCAAACAAGGTCTTTCAAGATACTATAATGAGCACCTATAGTTTTGGGGGTGGTGCTATCAATGATACCGTTATTCATATTGCAAATAAAAATCTACCTTTTGGAGGTGTTGGTGCAAGTGGAATTGGTGTTTATCATGGTAAAACTTCTTTTGATACCTTTTCACACTCCAAGGCCATCCTCAAAAAAGGAACATGGTTAGATATTCCATTACGTTACCCACCTTATAAGCTGTCTTTAGATTTTGCTAAAAAATTAAAAAAGATGTTTTAATTACATCAATTTAAACGAAAGCGTATCTCCCGCTTTTTTTTGTGCTAGGATAGAAATTCCTTTATCTGTGAGCTGAAGTATTCTTGGGTATCCTCCTGTTGTTTGCCCATCTTTCATTAAAATGATAAGCTTCCCTGCGGGTGTAAGTTGTATGGTTCCAGGCAACGTTGCAGAAGTAAGCATAGAAAAAGTATGCCCCGTAATGGTTTCATTAAGTTGATATGCCATCCTATTATTTTCGTTAGCAATTGTAAATTCTTGAGAAAAAAGCATTTCTAATTGCTTATCATCTAACAATTCAAATTCCGGGCCTTTAGCCACATGAAGTAGTTCTTCATCTAAAATTGAATCAACTTTCAATCCAGTAATTTTAGGATCAAAAAGAGCAGTTTTAATAAAGGGCACTTCAGATTTATCTTTTAACAATGCCTTTGGAGTTATATTCCCATAATAAGACCTACTCCCTAAGACTAATGAAGACTGAAATCCTTTCTTAATGGCCAAATAGGCTCTAAAGCCTTTTTTTAGGCGGCCATACGATAAGATATCTCCAGCATTAACTTTAAGCACCTTATAATTGCTAATAGGCTCATTATTAAGTGTTATGGATAATTCCGCACCACCCAGAGCAATATAGGTAGCTTCTTCAAACTCTAAAGTAGGACCTGTCATCGTTATTTCTAAAACGGCTGCATCACTTTCATTTTCTAAAAGCATATTTAATTTGTAGACTGTCTCCGTATCCATTATGCCAGATATAGGAACACCTTTATCTCTAAAACCAAAACGACCAGTATCTTGAATGGTAGTGAAAAACCCTGATTTTAATACTTTAAGCATCGATTTTAATTTTTTCAAATTGATAAATTCCCACCTCTGATTCAATTTTATGTAAATCATATTCCGCTTTAGAAATAGAATAAAACTGAACTTTATCTCCCACTTTTACTAAGCACGGATTTTCATTTTTAGGATTAAAAATAGGTACGGAACAATTGCCAATAATATTCCAACCTCCAGGCGATTCTTGCGGATAAACTCCTGTTTGTTTCCCTGCTAAGCCAACAGATCCTTTAAGTACTTTTGGTCTTGGAGAACTTCTTCTTGGTATTTCTAATAGGCTAGGCAAACCTCCTAAATACATGAACCCTGGTAAAAACCCTATTCCGTAAACCGTATAAGGATTTTCTGTATGTAGCTCTATGATTTCTGCTGGTGTTTTTTGTAATTTCTCTGATACTTCAATTAAATCTAAAGCAAACTCACTTCCATAACACACAGGCAATCGCCATAAATATTTTTGTTCTAACGTTATCGCCTTCTTTTCAGAATACCATTGCTCTAACTGAATTTTGAAAGTATCAAATTGGATAACATCATTACGCAAAACCAGGGTAAGTGAATTGTAGGCAGGAATAAGTTCCCATAGCCCTTCATGCAAGCATTCTTTCTTTAAATGTGCACTAAAAAATAAAATATCGTTTAAAATACGATCATTAACCTCTTGAGGCCATTCAATTAATACGGCATGAACTCCGAAGGGGCGGATTGATATATGGAAATTTTTCACTGGTTGATTTGAATGTTATACTTTGGTAATTCATTATGAAGATACATTAAAATTTTCAATGCTGAAACAGTATCTCCATGGATACAAAAAGTATTTGAAAGGGTATTAATTAGGGTACCGCTAAGTGTTTTAATTTTATGCTCCTTTAAGATGAACAGCAGGTGCTCTAGTACTTTTTCTGGCTTTTCAATCAGTGCATTATCTTGATGTCTGGAGACTAAACTCCCATCGCTATTATAATTTCTGTCTAAAAAAGTTTCATAGGCTACTTTTATACCTTTTTTCAAAGCCTCCTGGGCTATGATTGAATTATAGGGTACATATACTGTTATCGAATCTGAAAAAGGCGCAATGGCTTCGAGATACGTTTGGGCTAAATCAATATTTGCCGCACTATCATTATATAGCGCTCCATGTGCTTTAATATGATGCACTGTTACGTTCTCTTCGTTCGCTATAGAAAAAAAAAGTTGTAATTGCTTTTGAAGGAACTCAATTAAACGTTCTTTAGATAGAATCATGGTCTTTCTTCCAAAATTATCTTTATCAGGATAAGAAGGGTGCGCTCCTATTAAAACAGCATTATTTTTTGCTATTCTCATAACCTGACGTATACTATTTTCATCACCAGCATGACCGCCGCAGGCTATATTACATGAAGAAATTAATGGTAGTAATACTTCTTCATTCCCTACTCCTTCTCCAATATCGCTATTTATATCAATCTTCATAGTAAGCTCCTTAATACCCAAAAACTTTTAGAACACTTTTTACGCCAAGAATTAAGGTGAGTGTAACGATTACTATTCCAAGTATATTTTGAAATAGACTATTTCTATAAGCTCCTAATACATCCTTTCTATTCACTACCCACAGTAAAAACACCGCAATTACGGGTAACAATATTCCGTTTGCTATTTGGGCAAATTTTATAATTTCAATGGGCTTTATTCCCAATAACAAAAAGGATAAACCTACTACCATAATAGCCATCCAAACAAATTTAAATCGTTTATCCTGCAATCCTGCTTTCCATCCAAAAACACTATTTACCACGTAAGCCGCAGCTAGTGGTGCTGTAATTGCAGATGTTATACCCGCTGCAAAAAGGCCAATTCCCATAAAATATTTAGCAGCTGTACCAAATAAGGGCTCTAAACCTTTGGCTAAATCCATTACACTGGAAATAGTACTATTAGATATACTTGTTGCAGCAATCATAATTCCCATAGATACAACACCCCCCAAAGCAATAGCAACAATAGTATCTCTTCTCGCTAGTTTTAAATCACCCTTAGATTTCCATTTTTCGCTAACCAAAGAAGCGTGTAAAAACAAGTTATAAGGTACCACCGTTGTACCTACTAAAGCTATAATACTAAGAATACTATCTTGAGGAATAGAAGGAACAAATAGCCCTTTAGCTATAGCCACAACATCTGGCTTGGTGATGATTGCAGTAAGTAAAAAAGACAAACTCATGATAATTACTAGGGAAACAAGTGCTTTCTCTAGCGCTTTATAGCTACCAAAATAGAGTAATATAAAAGCAATACTCCCTATTATTAAAGCATAAGTTTTAGTATTTGCTGCGCCAAAAATTGCTTCTAATCCCAAAGTTGCACCACCAATATTACCGCCTTCATAAGCTGCATTTCCAATAACAATAGCCGATATAATGATTCCTAGTACCAAATTCCTAATCCAAGGTATCTTTAGCTCTGATTTGATAACATCAGCAAGTCCGCGTTGCGTAATAATCCCTAAACGCGCAGCCATTTCTTGAAGAACAATCGTCGCAATGACAGAAAGTAACATTGCCCAAAGCAATGCATAACCAAAACTGGCACCTGCTAATGTGCATGCCGTTACGGTTCCTGGTCCGATAAAAGCTGCTGCTACTAAAACTCCTGGACCTATTTTTTTAAACATAATTATTTGGTATGGTTTAAGGCATAGAGCGCAAAACTACCAAGCCAATGCGTTCCGCTATAATTGCCATCTACAATATTTGGTAGGGAATGCTCTATATGTTTTGTTGCGATGTTTTTTAGATGTGCATACTCTGGTAAGCTTTCTGAAATACCATACAAGCACCAAGCACGACTAAAATTGAGTCCGTCTAAATGCACCAGTTTCCCATCTGTTCTATCGGACACTAAGCCTGGTTCTAATTCAAATTCTGGATCTGTGAGTTCTGGTAAAAAAGTATCGAACCAAATTTTAAATTCATCTTCTGCATACACTTTACGCATTAGATTAGCTTCTTCTAAGCAAGGAGACAAAAAGTCAAAACCACTAGGTTCCCAATTTAAGGGACAGTCACTATCATCTGCATAAAAGCGAACGGCAGCTTCTTTAATAGTGGTCTTAAATACTTCATTATCCATGGTATTTGCATAATCATAGGCTAAAGAAAGTCCGAAGGCTGTATTGGTATGTTCTCCTACACGAATAGGGTAATTTAATTTAGGAAGAAATTCAGTATAAGAATCTATAATAAGGAGAGTTAATGGTTGTAAGTTTTTTTCCAAATCACGTGCCAGAGGGTCATTCCAAGTATGCAACTCTTCCGCTAATTTCAAAATCCACGCCCAGCCATAAGTACGCTCATAAGAACTATTTCCTTCCATTTTAAAATATGCAATTTCTGCTGCTATATTCGCTTCGGAAATATTAGAAATTAATTTCTCTCGGATAATATTTGCTTGATGTAGGCTAGGAAACTGTTTTAGTAAAGAGACTAGAGACCAGTGCCCATGTACAGAAGAGTGCCAATCGTAACAACCATAAAATGCAGGGTGTAATGTTTTAGGTGACTGAAGGTGGGTTGAATCTGATAGTGATTGATTCAGTTTATTTGGATATACTACTTGTAAACATTCTAAAGGAAGATTAGCTAATCTATTGGCTTCTTTAAAACTCAACTCTGGAAGCGCTAAAGTTGTGGCTGCAGCTGTTATTGGTTTAGGCGCCTCTTTACATGATATTACAAGAAGAAGCGTAGCGATAAAAATTTGTAATTTTTGGATCATTGAAGTTCTATTTTCAATTTTAATTTGATGGAAAGTAAATATAGAGACTTAAAATCAGAATTAGTAAAATCGGCCTATAAAAATATCGTTGAATGGTAATAGATAGTGTTGTTCGTCTAAAAATGTGTCATACGTCTAAAACTTGAATTGTTTATATACTATTTGAAAAAAGTAACTGTTATAATAATCCCGAATACCTATTAACCTACTTAAATCAATGAACTGTTTAGAATGTAATAAAGAACTTAGTTATATAGACCATAAAAATTCTTTTGACATTTACGGAGTGGAACTTTGTAAACAACATAAAGGACGTATGGATAAATTGGTGAATACCAAAAAAACTCCTACGGAAGCTATTAAACTATACTACGGCTTAAAAGAAATTGGAATATCCTCCATGTTAGAATGGTGGGATGGTAAGAAATCTGTGGATCTAGCTATTTCGCGTGTAAAACTCAACATCGAAATAGATACAGAATACAATACCATTACCCACGAACAAGCGATAATGGATTTAGAAGAGGCGATGCATTCTTTTAAAAATGGATTCACCACTATTAGAATACCCGATGTCGTCATAAAATATTACCTCAAAGAAACAGTAAAAAATATAGAAGGAATTGTTGAAGGTCTCAAAGTAAACATTAAAACACTATAGTTAGTGGTTTAAGGGTATGCGGTGCAGTCAATTATGATCTCTATTTCATCTAAGTTATTTTGTTTTTGAACCCTTAAACGGATTATTGAAAACAACTTCAAAAAGCAAGTACATTTATAATCAATGTACTTGCTTTTTGTATATATACTATTTTGACATGAAAAAATTACTTCAATCCCAATCGTTCTATAAAAGATCTAGTAAGCCTGTAAATAACGCACGGTGCTTAGTAAAAGATGATTCTAAGGCACAACTACGCTATAAAAAAGTATTCAAACGTACGTTTTATTCCAATGGAATGCCTTTCGTTAAAATGTCTGTACCTAAATGTTTATCATCTTTATTATAATACCACGCTCGGACTTTTGGCATTTTAATAGTCCCAACATTTTCCAAGTCACTTAAAAGGATGTATTCCCCATCATTTTTAGACTCATCGTGAAAAAATTGATATACCTCCAAAGCGTAACTACTAGGATTAAAATAGAAATACCAAATATCCTTACCTACACTTTTATCATACGTAACTTTTAGCACTAAGTATTCTTTACCCTTAAATGTTTTGGTCTGTACTTTAGAATCCAAATGAGTACCAGGATCTTTTAATTTCATTGGAAGGCCATACAAATAGAGATAATAGTTCTTCATAAAATTTGCCCGCTCACAGCTCAACCGATGTGTCTTCATATCCTCTTCTGATATGGTCGTACTCCCGTTTAACTTTAGTGTGCACTCTTCTTTATCTAGGGTTTGTTTAATGATAGTGGCCTCTGTTGTTGAGGTGATCTCAAAGTGTTGTTTTGGTAAGTCAATTTCTACTTCACTTTGCCTTTCTCTACCGTCTGGGTAGTTCATGGTAATAAACAATTTTCCTTGAAAAACACTCCAAAGCTTATCTGGGTCATGATAAGCAATTGCTTTATCCAACAATTCTGGAGCTGTAAGGTTTTGTGCTTTAGAAATTTGCATTCCTAGGAAGAATACGAGTACGATAAAATATTTAGCCATTTCTTATTTTTATTGGTAAAAGATAAATTAAAATATTGGTATAACATTGATTACCGCTACGAATAGCTACCATTAAGTTTTAAATGGACACCTTACTATTTAAATTTACGCTATCATTCACTATTCTAAATATATTATTATCCCAACCAACCTTCTCTATCTAAACTACGGTATTGTATGGCCTCTGCTATATGCGTTCCAGTAACCGCTTCTGAAGCATCTAAATCCGCGATGGTCCTTGCTACTTTAAGAATTCTGTCATAAGCCCTCGCAGATAGGTTAAGGCGTTCCATGGCATTTTTTAGCAACTGTTTAGAAGCATCATCCATTTTACAATATTTCCGAATATGTTTGGTATTCATTTGTGCATTGTAGTGTACGTTTTCCATTTCTTCAAAGCGCAGGGTTTGCAATTCACGAGCCGCAGTTACTCGCTTTCTTATTTCTACACTCCCCTCTCCTTTTCGCTCTTCCGATAATTTATCAAAAGGCACAGGTGTTACTTCTATATGAATATCAATACGATCTAAAAGTGGTCCAGATATTTTACTCAAATACCGCTGCATTTCTGCTGGGGAAGACGTTACCGGAGCATCTGGATCATTAAAATAGCCTCCGGGGCTTGGATTCATACTTGCCACTAACATAAAACTACTAGGATAGGTAACGGTAAATCGTGCTCTAGAAATGGTTACTTCTCTATCTTCTAAGGGCTGGCGCATTACTTCTAAAACACCACGTTTAAATTCTGGCAACTCATCTAAAAATAAGACCCCATTATGCGACAATGATATTTCTCCTGGCTGCGGATATGCTCCTCCGCCCACAAGTGCGACATCTGAAATAGTGTGATGAGGACTTCTAAAAGGACGCTGATTCATTAATCCCATATTCTTAATTTTACCGACAACACTATGTATTTTCGTAGTTTCTAGCGCTTCATGCAAAGTCATGGGTGGTAAGATAGACGGTAAACGTTTTGCTAACATTGTTTTACCAGCTCCTGGTGGACCTATTAGAATAATATTATGTCCGCCTGCAGCGGCAATTTCCATGCACCGCTTAATACTTTCTTGCCCTTTTACATCAGAAAAATCAAATTCAGGAAAATCTAAAGATTTATAGAACTCTTTTCGGGTATCTATTATAGTCTGTTCTAAGGGAGTACCTATATCAAAGTATTCTATAACTTCTTTGATATTCTCTACACCATAGACTTCTA
Coding sequences within:
- the ilvD gene encoding dihydroxy-acid dehydratase, whose product is MELNKYSKNVTQDPTQPAAQAMLYGIGFKDEDFKKPIIGVASTGYEGNPCNMHLNDLAKLVKAGVNSNASVGLIFNTIGVSDGISMGTPGMRFSLPSRDIIADSMETVVQGMSYDGLVTVVGCDKNMPGALMAMIRLNRPSILVYGGTIASGCHNDRKLDIVSAFEAWGEKVAGTMKEDDFQCIIKKSIPGAGACGGMYTANTMASAIEALGMSLPFNSSNPAISKDKEAECIEAGKKMFYLLEHDIKPLDIVTRKSLENAIRLVTIMGGSTNAVLHFLAIARAADIDFTLKDFQHISDTTPFIADLKPSGKYLMEDVHRIGGIPAVLKYLLKNGLLHGDCLTVTGKTLAENLADVPDLQEGQDVIRPLDNPIKATGHLRMLYGNLAENGSVAKITGKEGLLFKGTAKVFNSEYDANDGIRDGKVKKGDVVVIRYEGPKGGPGMPEMLKPTAAIMGAGLGKEVALITDGRFSGGTHGFVVGHISPEAQDGGTIALVHDGDIITIDAETNAINVEVTDEELAKRKESWVAPELKFKKGVLYKYARSVSSAAQGCVTDEF
- the ilvB gene encoding biosynthetic-type acetolactate synthase large subunit; amino-acid sequence: MNTNTVKEKSKSTNMKTATKISGAEAIIHCLLAEGVDLIYGYPGGAIMPVYDELYKFQDKLTHILTRHEQGATHAAQGYARVSGRVGVAIATSGPGATNLVTGLADAQIDSTPLVCITGQVGSHLLGSDAFQETDIVGISTPVTKWNYQITKASEIPEIMAKAFYIAKSGRPGPVLVDITKDAQFDTFDFSYEKCTGVRSYVPVPKPNMNAITEAARLINDAKKPMIVFGQGVILGRAEAELKELVEKAGIPAAWTILGLSAMDTEHPLNVGMVGMHGNYGPNVLTNECDLLVAIGMRFDDRVTGNLETYAKQAKVIHFEIDPAEINKNVISEVAVLGNSKETLQLLLPMIKANKHEAWHNEFKKRYEIEYNEVIKNDIKPTKKGLTMGEVIEEINIASKNSAIIVTDVGQHQMIACRYAKFNQTKSNVTSGGLGTMGFALPAAIGAKQGAMEREVVAIIGDGGYQMTIQELGVIFQHRIPVKIVVLNNDHLGMVRQWQELFFEKRYASTVMVNPDFVKIAEGYHIEAKRVSERKDLKATIHEMIASKEPYFLEVKVEQEDNVFPMIPTGASVSDIRLK
- a CDS encoding O-methyltransferase, whose protein sequence is MIDTQFNNIPKIHARIEAKSKEIGFSMPSDLHIGSLLQTLIASKSNSRFLELGTGIGLSLSWMIEGMDANSSLISVDNDPELIQISTEFFGQDKRVTLICEDGTIWLKNYNGANFDLIFADAWPGKYSEIEEALNLVAVGGFYVIDDMSKQENWPPGHEDHVVNLLTYLKAREDFKITTLNWSTGVLVAVRSN
- a CDS encoding aldehyde dehydrogenase — translated: MQQLLENQREFFKSQQTKSVSFRKNYLKKLATAITTYEDEICDAIYLDFKKPKFETILTETQFVLAELHTAIKKLNSWAAPKSVRTSWANWPSSDYIYKEPYGSVLIIAPWNYPFQLAIAPLIGAVAAGNTAVIKPSEITPNTSEILVKIINEVFPKKYVTVVEGGVEVSQNLLAQKWDYIFFTGSSHVGKIVYESAAKHLTPVTLELGGKNPAIVDETANIEVAARRIAWGKFLNAGQTCIATDYILVHTSVKEKLVQELIKSIKQFYGSTIESSADFARTVSNKHFSNLLALLEDEKIIFGGENNPQDNYLAPTLVDEPKMDSKVMQGEIFGPILPIISYKTLEDIDNYISTYEKPLATYVFSANKVFQDTIMSTYSFGGGAINDTVIHIANKNLPFGGVGASGIGVYHGKTSFDTFSHSKAILKKGTWLDIPLRYPPYKLSLDFAKKLKKMF
- the ilvN gene encoding acetolactate synthase small subunit, whose amino-acid sequence is MEKKWFTISIYSENNIGLLNRISGIFLKRHINIESLNVSKSEIDSVSKFTVVVFTEDEVARKIVGQIEKQIEVIKAFYHLDDDTIYQESVIFKIASNLLFDERQIQNIIKDCNATIVTVSRDFFVLAKTGRKHEVDDMYNQLKPFGIMQFVRSGRIAVTKAEMPISAMISKFKK